In the genome of Paenibacillus sp. GP183, the window GCGGCCATAGATGCAGGCAAACATATAGGTCTGGCCAATAAAGAAACACTGGTCAGTGCAGGACATATCGTCATGAATGCTGTCAAGCGAAAAGGCGTATCGCTGCTGCCCATTGACAGTGAGCATTCAGCCATTTTTCAATGTCTGAACGGTGAGAATCGAACCGACGTTGCCAGCATTACGTTGACCGCATCCGGAGGATCGTTTCGAGATCGCTCACGTAAAGAGCTTGAGGGAGTAACAGTCGAACAAGCATTACGGCATCCCAATTGGTCGATGGGGGCCAAGATTACCATTGATTCGGCAACGATGGTGAACAAGGGGCTTGAAGTCATGGAGGCCCATTGGTTGTTCGAGCTTTCCTACGACCAGATTAACGTGCTTCTTCATCCGGAGAGTGTGATCCACTCTTATGTGCATTTTGTCGATCACAGCATCATCGCCCAGTTGGGCAATCCGGATATGCGCATCCCGATCCAATATGCACTTACATACCCAAATCGTTTCGCGACTCCAACGAAACCGTTAAATCTCGCAGAAATTGGCAAACTGCATTTTCGGGACATGGATTATGCCAGATTCCCGTGTTTAAGAATGGCTTATGAATGCGGAAGGCAAGGGGGATCTGCCCCTACGGTTTTTAATGCCGCCAATGAAATGGCCGTTGCCCGGTTTTTAAAAGGGGAGCTGTCCTTTTTGCAAATTGAAAATGTGATTGAAGAAACGCTGCAGCACCATACGGTTATTGACGAACCGACTCTGGAAGTTATTCATGAGGTTGATCAATGGGCAAGAGCTTGCGCAGCCGAAGCTTTATTATAAGCTAATAGTCTAATCGGGCCTTACCTCAAGTATACTTGTGCTAAGATAGGGGCAGCTTGTATTCAAACGTTCAAAAATGGTAATCTTAGAGCAGACTACCTGCACAAATTACTTGAATGTTAAGGAGGAAGGAACGAATTGTCCACAATTGAGGTTGTGTTGAAGGTTATTTTGTTGTTTTTCGTTCTGGTTACTATACATGAATGGGGTCATTTTTATTTCGCCAAACGGGCTGGAATTCTCGTTAGAGAATTTGCCATTGGCTTTGGGCCCAAGCTCTTTTCATATAAAAAAGGCGAGACTCGTTACACCCTGCGGCTTCTGCCGATTGGCGGATTTGTTCGAATGGCGGGGGAAGACCCGGAAATTGTACAGGTCAATCCGGGTCAAACCGTTGCCATAAAGCTGAATACGGCCGGTGAAATTACTCATCTGTATCTGGATCAATTAAACACACGTGCTCAGGTTATTCAAGGGGTTGTCGAGTTCATCGATCTGGAGTGGCAGCTGACTCTTACTTTAGAAGTGGACGGCGAAAAGCTGACATTTCCAGTGCATCCGAGAGCTATGATGGTCACCAAAGGCTCGGAAACCCAGATTGCTCCGTACAATCGTCAATTCGGCAGTAAAAGTGTTGGTAAAAGGGCACTTTCTATCGTTATGGGACCGGTCATGAACTTTTTGCTTGCGATTGTTTTGTTTTTTATACTAATTATGATTACAGGTGTATTCACCAACGTTAAGCTGGATACAGTTGATCCGGGAAAAGCGGGGGATAAAGCCGGTCTTAAAGCAGGCGATATTGTCATTTCCGTTAATAATGAACCCATTGGCGAAAACCGGGAAAAGCTGACAACCTTGATCCAGCAAAATCCGAACAAAAAAATGTCCTGGCTCGTTGAACGCGGCGGAAGCACAATTCCGATTGATGTTGTGCCGTTAGCCGATGATGCAGGGACCGGTAAGGTCGGCATCAAGATTAGCGGTGACAAGAGGTCAGCGAATGCGTCCGAGGTCATCACCGGCACTTACAAGCAAGTGGTAGGCTCAACCATTGGGATTTTAACCAGCTTCAAGATGTTGATTTTTGGGCAATTCAAGATGGACGATCTGGGCGGACCCGTTCGCACAGCGCAGGTTACTGCAGAGTTTGCAAGAATGGGTATGAGTTACTTGATCTTCTGGGCAGCCACGCTCAGCTTGTATTTGGGTATATTTAATTTGTTGCCGATCCCTGCACTTGATGGAAGCCGCTTGCTGTTTATGGGTATTGAGGCGCTTAGAGGTAAACCGGTAGACCCCAATAGGGAAAGCATGGTCCATTTCGTGGGATTCGCCTTACTCATGCTGCTCATGGTCGCTGTGACCTACAATGATATATTGAGATTGATTAACGGATAATTTGGAGGAAGACGATGTCAAACGAGAAGCAGTTTGTCAAAGAAATTACACCGCAGGGAGAGGATTTTTCCCGCTGGTATTTGGATGTGATTAAAAAAGCGGATTTAATGAGCTATTCACCGGTAAGAGGCTGTATCGTATTCAAACCGGACAGCTACGAAATCTGGGAAAACATCCAGCATGAGCTGGATCGCATGTTTAAAGAGACCGGCCACCGGAATGCTTATTTTCCGCTTTTTATCCCCGAGAGCTTCTTTCAAAAGGAAAAGGATCATATTGAAGGCTTTAATCCTGAGCTGCCCTGGGTAACTGAAGCTGGCGGAGAAAAGCTCGAAGAGCGTCTTGCCATTCGCCCTACCTCGGAGACTATGGTGGGCCATATGTATGCGGAATGGATTAATTCTTACCGGGACCTGCCGCTGCTGATCAATCAATGGGCCAACGTGGTTCGTTGGGAGAAGCGGACACAGCCGTTCCTTCGGACCAGTGAATTCCTTTGGCAGGAAGGGCATACCGCTCATGAGGATGAGCAGGATGCTCGCCGTGAAACGATGCAGATGCTGGAAATCTATCGTGAATTTGTCGAGGATTTTCTGGCGATGCCGGTGATCGTCGGCCAAAAGACGCCGTCGGAGAAATTTGCCGGAGCCAAGGATACTTTTTCGATTGAAGCTATGATGAAAGACGGAAAGGCTGTACAAGCGGGTACCTCTCATTATATGGGAACCAATTTTGCCGTAGCCTTCGATATTAAATTTCTCGATCGTGAAAATCAGCATCAGTTTGCGCATACCACCTCATGGGGTGCCAGCACACGTCTTATCGGAGCATTAATCATGGTTCACGGAGATGACCGCGGCCTGGTTCTTCCACCTAAAATAGCGCCTACCCAGGCTATCATGATTCCTATCGGTCCTCCAAAATCGAGAGATCAAGTCGTAGGACGCGTCAATGAACTGTATGCCCAGCTGAAAAAAGCAGGTGTTCGTGTTAAAGTGGACGACCGTGCGGATCAAAGCCCCGGTTGGAAATTCAATGAGTATGAGATGCGCGGTGTTCCGGTTCGCATCGAGCTTGGGCCGCGTGATATGGAGAACGGACAGATCGTGCTTGTCTCCAGAGTCAGCGGCGAAAAGAAAATCATCGCCCAATCGGATTTCGTGCAAGAGGTACAAAATCTGCTTGCCGAGATTCATCAGCAGATGTATGATAAAGCGAAGCAATTCCGCGATGAGCATACGATCGCTGTGGATACCATCGATGAATTTAAAGAATTCCTCGAATCCAATAGAGGCTTTGCATTGGCCGGCTGGTGCGGATCAGACGCTTGCGAGGCTCAGGTCAAGGAAGAAACCGGGGCAACCAGCCGAAATATTCCTTTTTCACCGTCGGAACGCAAAGATACCTGCCTGGTGTGCGGCGAAGCTGCTGCGCATACGGTCGTATTTGGCCGAAGCTATTAAAATAGCAAGTTAAATAAATCCAATCAGGGCAATGGAATGCTAGACTCCTTTGCCCTTCGTATTTGCAGGGGAGGATATGGATGGGCAGTTTAGCCGAGAAAAGGAATCGATTTGAGCTGTTGATGCAGCAAGCGCAGATTCCTTCCGACATCGTACAGCCTTATTTTGCGGAGGGCTATCTGGATCAGGTCGTATGCAGCCGCACCAATCGCGAGTGGACCTTCCATCTGGTTAAAAGCGACCTGGTTCCACAGGATATTTACCGCTTGTTTTGCAGCAGGGTGAAGGAGAAATTTGCCCATATCGCAGAGGTACAATTTACTTTCAGCTTTGCAGCGGCGGAGACTTCGACACTCGTTGAGGAGTACTGGAGTTTATTTTTGGAATGGCTGCAAAAAGAAGCCCCGACGATCAATGGCTGGATGAGCAAGGCGAAAGTCGAAGCTAAAGGCAATGACTTGACGATTGTTTTCCTCGATCAAATCGGGATGGAACAAGCCAAGAAGAAAAATATCGATCAATTTGTACGGACTTATTATCAAACTTATTTTCAAATTCAGCTTCGGGTATCTTATAAAGTGAGTGAATCGAACGAGGAAGAATACGAGAACTTTCAGAACATGATCGTTCAGGAAGTTAAGACGGTAACCCAGGAAATGATGCTGTCCATTACTCAGGAGGACGCGACATCTTCCTTGCCGGATCCCAACGCTCGGCTCATGATGGGCTATGAGATCAAGGATCAAGCTGTTTCCATGCAGGATATTAAAGAAGAAGAGAAGAAGGTCACTGTGCAGGGAACGGTGTTTGGCTTGGATGTGAAGGAGCTGCGAAACGGGAGTACCTTGTTTACTTTTAATCTGACGGATTTCTCTGATTCGCTTGCCATGAAGGCTTTTGCCAAAACCAAGGAAGATGTGAAGATTCTCAGTCTGCTGGCCGACGGAAAATGGATCAAAGCAAGAGGCAAGGTAGAATTTGATCGTTTTATGCAAATCCCTGAGCTCGTGATGATCCCAAATGATATCAATGAAATCATGCCGCCCAAGGGTCGGAGCGATGACGTCGAAGAGAAACGAGTGGAGTTTCACCTACATACGACCATGAGCACGATGGACGGCATTACGCCGGTCGATCAATATATCAAGATGGCTGCCAAATGGGGACATAAGGCCATTGCCATAACCGACCACAGCGGTGTGCAGTCTTTTCCGGATGCGGGCAAAGCCGCCAAGAAACACGGCATCAAAGTCATTTACGGGGTAGAAGCCAATGTAGTTAACGACTCCGTGCCCATAGTTCTGAATCCGGCACCTCTGGATTTAAAGCAGGCAGCATATGTTATTTTTGATATTGAGACGACTGGACTCTCGGTTACGAACAACTTGATCATTGAAATCGGCGGGGTCAAAATGCAGGACGGCAAAGAAATCGACCGGTTTTCGACGTTCATTGATCCTCATGTTAAAATCCCTTACAACATTCAACAGCTGACCAACATCACGGATGATATGGTTCGTGGGGCTCCCGAGCTCGCAGACAAGCTTCCTGAGTTTGTCGAGTTTGTGGGGGACTGTGTGCTGGTAGCGCACAATGCCAGATTTGATATGGGCTTCATACAAGCCAATTTAAAAAGAATGGGACTTCCGGAGCTGAGTAATCCGGTGCTCGATACACTGGAGCTGGCACGCTTTCTTTTCCCATCGATGAAAAATCATCGACTGAATACACTTTCGGACAAATTCAAGGTTAGTTTGGAAAATCATCACCGGGCGATTGACGACTCTATTGCGCTTGGTTTTATTCTCTATCATTTAATCAGTGAGGCTTCTGATAGACATATCGTGTCGCTAGACAGGCTGAATGATCAAGTAGGTAAGGATTTGACCAATCAAAGGCCGTTTCATTGCTGTATTTATGCCCTTAATGCCACAGGCAAGACGAATCTGTTTAAACTGATTTCACTTTCACACACCGAGTATTTTCATAGAGTTGCCTGCATTCCCAAAAGCAAGCTGATCGAGCTTCGCGAAGGACTTCTGGTTGCCTCGGGCTGTGAGCGCGGCGAGTTTTATGAAGCCGTCCTTAACAAGTCTATGGAGGAAGCAGAGCAGGTGGCCGAATTCTATGACGTGCTGGAAATCCAGCCGGTCAGTTACAATATGCATTTGGTAGACAAAGGCTTTGTTGGAAGTCGTGCGGATTTGGAAAATGTCGTTAAAAGCATTTGCGAGATTGGATTTAAACAAGGCAAACCGGTAATCGCAACAGGCAATGCCCACTACTTGCACCCTAGGGATAAAGTATCCAGGGATATTACCATTCACGGGATTACAGGATTTAGTCCCCTTAAAGATATGAAGAAGCCGGATGCTCATTTTCGAACGACGAAAGAGATGCTCGAGGAGTTCAAATTTCTGGGCGATGCCAAAGCGCGCGAGGTGGTGGTTCAAGCTACCAATGAGCTGGCTGACCAGTTTGAGGAAATCCAGCTTTTTCCGGATAAGCTTTTCACTCCCATAATTGAGGGTGCCGACGACGAGATCCGTGAAACCTGCTATCGGACCGCCAAAGTCATCTACGGAGAAGAACTACCTGATGTGATTACAGCGAGACTTGAAAAAGAACTCACTCCAATTATCAAATTCGGTTTTTCCGCTAACTATCTGATTTCCGAGAGGTTAGTTAAAAAGTCAAATGCTGACGGTTATCTGGTAGGCTCGAGGGGTTCCGTAGGCTCTTCCGTGGTTGCCATGATGCTGGGTATATCCGAGGTTAATCCGCTTCCGCCGCATTATATTTGTTCTTCCTGCAAGCACAGCGAATGGTTTTTGGATGGCAGTGTCCCAAGCGGATTCGATTTGCCGGATAAGGCATGCCCGAGCTGCGGAGGTCTGCTCAGAGGCGATGGACATGATATTCCGTTTGAAACCTTTCTGGGCTTTAAAGGGGACAAGGTTCCCGATATTGACCTCAACTTTTCAGGTGAATATCAGCCGATTGCACACAACTACACAAAGGTGCTTTTTAGTGAAAAAAATGTATTTCGTGCTGGGACGATTGGTACCGTAGCCGATAAAACCGCCTATGGCTTCGTGAAAAAATATGAAGAAGAGCAAGGCAAGCATTGGCGTGGAGCAGAGCTTAGCCGATTAGCCAGTGGCTGTACGGGTGTGAAGCGCAGTACGGGTCAGCATCCAGGAGGTATCGTTGTCGTACCCGACTATATGGATATCGACGACATTACACCCGTACAATTCCCTGCGGATGATACGAGCTCGGAATGGAAAACGACACATTTTGATTATCACGCCTTCGATGCCAATTTGCTTAAGCTCGATATTCTCGGTCATGACGATCCGACGATGATGCGTATGCTTCAGGATCTCACAGGGATAGACCCAACTGCCATCCCGATGAACGATAAAAAAGTGATGAGCATCTTTAATTCAACCGAAGCCATCGGTGTTAAACCGGAGCATATCCGCTCGCCTGTAGCGACCTATGGCATCCCGGAAATGGGGACCAAATTCGTGCGGCAGATGCTGCAGGAAACGCAGCCGAGTTCATTTGCCGACTTGCTGCAGATTTCCGGCTTGTCCCACGGGACAGGCGTTTGGCTCGGCAACGCGCAGGAGCTGATCCGCAAATCGATTTGCAGCATTAAGACAGTTATCGGCTGCCGTGATGATATCATGCTGTATTTGATCTACAAGGCGGGCATGGATGCGGGGCTGGCTTTTAAAATTACGGAGAGCGTGCGTAAAGGCAAAGGCTTGACGGATGAATGGAAAGAAGAGATGAAGCGGTGCAATGTTCCGGCTTGGTACATTGAATCTTGCGAACGCATTGAGTACATGTTCCCTAAAGCTCATGCTGCAGCTTATGTTATTTCGGCCGTGCGTACCGCTTACTTCAAGGTCTACCATCCAATCGCATTCTATGCGACCTACTTTACCGTTCGGGCGCAGGATTTTGATTTGAACATCCTTTGCCAAGGCTATGAGGCCATCTTCAAGAAGCTGGTCGAGATTGAGGAAAAGGGCTTTCAAGCGCTGCCTAAGGAAAAAGCCATGATTTCCATTTTGGAAATGGCATTGGAGATGACTTCGCGGGGGTTCAGCTTTAAGCCGATTGATTTGTATCGTTCCCATTCCACGCGCTTCATCATCGAAGACACCTCCTTGATCCCGCCGTTTTCGGCCATGTCGGGAATTGGCGAGAACGCGGCGAAGCAGATTGCGGCCGCCAAGGAAAGCGGGGATTTCTTGTCGATCGAGGACTTCCAAACCCGCTCCAAAGCTTCCAAAACGATTGTGGAAATTTTGACCTCCATGGGCTGTTTCCGCGGGCTTCCGGAGTCCAATCAGCTTTCTCTGTTCTAACTCATTTCTAGGCTATGGCGGCGGTTTTAGCTATTGTAAACCTTAATATGGTTATGGTATAATTTTTATTGGCAATAATGAGGATATCAGCTTATGTACTTGAGAGTGGGGAAACCCACTCTTTACATTTTGATATGGGACTTTTTGGTATATACCTCAGCTTATGCTTGCTGAGCAAGTTTTCTATGAAACCTCAGCTAATGCTTACGAAGTAAGTTTTCTTCGAAAACTCAGTTGATGCTTACGAAGTAAGTTTTCTACGAAAACTCAGCTAATGCTTACGAAGTAAGCTTTCTACGAAAACTTTGAGGAGGGCCAGTCAAGGGTGATCACACAAGAACAAATTAAATCCACAATTGAAAATATGCTGGGTTCGTTCATGGAGCAAAATGCTTTTGAGCTCGTGGATGTGGAATATGTCAAAGAAGGCAGTAACTGGTTCCTTCGCGTCTATGTGGACAAAGAGGGCGGCATTGATATAGATGATTGCAGCCGAGTCAGCGAATTCCTGAGCGTCCAGCTTGATGAGAAAGACCCGATCCCTGATGCCTATTTTCTTGAGGTTTCATCACCAGGAGCCGAACGTCCGTTGAAGAAGCCTCAGGATTATTTCAATGCTTTGAATCACCATGTATTTATTACGACATACGAGCCGATTGACGGCGCTAAGGAATTTGAAGGACTGCTGGTTTCCTTTGATGGAGAATCGCTTACGGTTCAAGCCGGCAAGAAAGAAAGCAGCATTCCGTTAGCCAAAGTAGCCAGTGCCAGATTGGCGATCGTATTTTAAATTTGTCACGATTGAAAGGGGGAACTCCAAGCAAATGAATATGGATTTTATCGAAGCTCTGTCGGAAATTGAAAGAGAGAAGGGCATCTCGAAGGAACTGTTAATCGACGCTATTGAAGCTGCCATGATTTCCAGTTACAAAAGGAATTTCAATACAGCCCAAAACGTGCGTGTGGACATTAACCGCCAAACTGGACTAATCAAAGTTTATGCTCGCAAGACGGTGACAGAGGAAGTTCTTGATGTAAGAATGGAAATATCGGTCGAGGCTGCGCGTGAAATCAACTCCAATTATCAGTTGGATGATATCGTCGAAATTGAAGTAACGCCTCGCGATTTTGGACGTATTGCCGCCCAAACGGCAAAGCAGGTGGTTACCCAGCGTATTCGCGAGGCGGAAAGAGGCTTGATTTATAACGCCTTTATCGATAAAGAAGAGGATATTGTAACTGGCATACTCCAGCGTCAGGACCAACGCAATATTTATGTGGATTTAGGTAAAGTCGAGGCTGTTCTGCCTCTAGGCGAATTGATGCCAACCGATAAATTCAAACAAGGTGACCGCATCAAGGCATACATTACCAAAGTCGAGAATACGACGAAGGGGCCGCAGATTATTTTATCCCGGACACATCCTGGTTTGCTCAAACGGCTGTTCGAGCTGGAAGTACCGGAGATTTTTGACGGTGTTGTGGAAATTCGTTCTGTTGCGCGCGAAGCCGGATTTCGTTCGAAGATTGCGGTACATTCCAGAAATGCCGAGGTCGATCCGGTAGGATCCTGTGTGGGTCCCAAAGGAATGCGGGTGCAAACGATTGTAAGTGAGCTTCGCGGCGAAAAGATCGATATCGTGCGCTGGATGGAGCATGTCGAGGATTATGTGGCCAATGCGCTCAGCCCTTCTAAAGTGATCGAAGTGCAGGTGTTCGAGAACGAGAAGATGGCCCGCGTCATCGTGCCGGATTATCAGCTTTCTCTGGCGATCGGCATCAAGGGACAAAACGCCCGATTGGCTGCAAAGCTGACCGGTTGGAAAATAGACATTAAGAGTGAAACGCAAGCCGAACAAGAATACGGCAGAACCAAAACTTATGCCGAAGAAATGCATCAAGATTCCATTACGATTGACTAATCATTGAATGTTTTTTATGTGAGAAGAGCAAGGAAACCAGAAGAGGTGATTGGGATGAAACAGAGAAAAGTCCCTCTAAGAAAATGTGTGGCCTGCCAGGAAATGATGCCCAAGCGGGATTTGATCCGTGTCGTCAAAACCCCAGAGGATGAAATACTCATTGATCTTAAAGGCAAAAAATCCGGTCGCGGCGCTTATCTTTGCGGGAAGGTTTCTTGCTTTAAGCTGGCAAAGAAGAGCAAGGCGCTGGATCGAGCATTGAAATCACCGGTGAGCGCCAGTATTTATGATCAGCTGGAGCAGGATTTTATCCGCGTGGAAGATGAGTTTATAGCCTCGAAAGAGGAGGCTTCCGATGAAGAGTAAATTTTTATCACAGCTGGGGCTCACGATGCGGGCTGGTAAGCTCGTTACCGGAGATGAAGGTGTATTTAAGGCTATTCGCTCGGGTGAAGCGAAGCTTGTTATTTTAGCGGAAGACGCTTCCGAGAATACGAGCAAAAAGTTTCAGGATAAATGCCAGTTCTACGGTATACCACTCATACAAATGGGCAGTAAAGAGGAACTAGGCGGAAGCATTGGCAAAGAGATGCGGGTCATCCTCGGCGTTTTGGACGGAGGCTTTGCCCAAATGCTGCAAAAGTGCCAGGTAAACCCTGCGGAGGTGAAAAGGATTGACTAATAAAGAAGAGAATAAAGATAAGCTTCGCGTTTATGAATATGCAAAATCTTTAAATATGAGCAGTAAAGAGATCATCACAATCCTGAAGAGATTGAATATCCCCGTCAACAATCACATGAGTGTGATGGAAAATGATGCGGTAGGCAGCGTGGAGAAATTTTTCCGCGACATTAAAGCTAATGCAGCAGCCAAGAGAGCAGCTACAGACGGAGGAAAAGTGAATTCAACAACACCCAGTAATAAGCCTGCAACCGCAGCCGCAGCTCCGGCAGCGGAATCCAATCAAGCAGCAAGACCTGCTGCACCCCAGCAGCAAGCTTCGAGTCCTGTAAGACCAACCGGGTCAAGCCAAGGATCCCAAGGATCTCAAAGTTCTCAAGGCTCTCAAGGGCAAAGACCTTATAATTCACAATCGTCATCCAGACCCCAACAAGGCGGTCAATATGTGTCCAGTCGTCCGGCTTCTTCCCAGCAGGGCCAAGGTACTGGTCAGCGTCCGCAAGGTCAAGGCGGACAACGTCCTGGCGGCAGCTCCGGGCAAGGTCAGCGTTCAGGCGGCGAGAACAGGCCTTACAACAACCAAGGCCAAGGCGGCGGCAACCGTCCTGCATACGCAGGCAGCAACAGCGGCGGCGGCGCAAGACCTGCCAGCAGCGGAACTCAAGGTCAAGGCGCTGGCAATCGTAATACTTCAGGCCAGGCTCCGCGCACTGGCCAAGGCTCCTTCAGTCAAGGCGCCGGCAGCCGTCCGCAAGGCAGCGGAACACCGACTCGCAGCCAAGGACCGACTCGCTCCTATGATAATAACCGCGGAGGCCAAGGACAAGGCGGCAGACCTGTCATTCAAGAGTCCAAGCCGCTATTTCGTCCAGGTGCGACACCTGAGGAAATCGATGATGCAGCAGCAAAGGCAGCAGCTAATTTCAAAAAACCTATAAAACCTCCTCAAAACCGTTTTCAGGACAGCCGTCCTACCGGCGGTCGAGGTGGCAGCAGCGGCGGCAATCGCGGGAATAACCGCAATAACAGCCGCGGCAAATATCAGCAAGACACCGTCAAAAAAGAAAAAATCGACAACACACCGAAAAAGATTATTGTACGCGGCACGATGACTGTTGGCGAAATGGCCAAACTGCTGCACAAGGATGCTTCTGAAGTCATTAAGAAACTATTATTCTTAGGTGTTATGGCTACCATCAACCAAGAGCTGGAGATGGAAGCTATACTTCTGATTGCCAGTGAATTTGGCGTCGAGGTAGAAGTGAAAATCAAAGTCGAGGAAGATAACTTCGAAACCTTCGAAGAAGTCGACAATGAGGCTGACCTCTTGGAGCGTCCGCCGGTCGTTACCATTATGGGTCACGTTGACCATGGTAAAACCACATTGCTGGATGCTATCCGTGAAACCAATGTCACCGAGGGTGAAGCGGGTGGAATCACTCAGCATATCGGAGCTTACCAAGTAGATATCAACCAGAAGAAAATTACATTCCTGGATACACCGGGCCACGAAGCGTTCACCGTAATGCGTGCAAGAGGCGCGCAAGTTACCGACATCACGATTCTGGTCGTAGCCGCGGATGATGGAGTTATGCCTCAAACGGTTGAAGCTATCATGCATGCCAAAGCTGCAGGAGTACCTATCATCGTAGCTGTCAATAAAATTGATAAGCCAGGTGCTAATACCGAGAAGATCAAGCAAGCCCTGACAGAGTATGAGCTTGTACCCGAAGAGTGGGGCGGAGATACGATTTTCGTGGAGCTCTCCGCGAAACAGCGTATCGGCATTGAGCACCTGCTGGAAATGATTCTGCTCGTAGCCGAAGTGCAAGAATACAAAGCCAATCCGAACAAACGTGCTAGGGGAACGGTCATTGAAGCCGAGTTGGATAAAGGCAGAGGACCAGTTGCCCGCATCCTGATTCAACACGGCACACTAAAAGTCGGAGACAGCTTCGTTGCCGGAGTCTGCTTCGGCCGCGTTAGAGCGATGGTGAACGACAAGGGCAAACGATTGAAGGAAGCCGGTCCTTCCACACCTGTAGAAATTACAGGCTTGACGGAAGTTCCTCAAGCAGGAGATCCTTTCCTTGCCTTCGAAGATGAGCGTAAAGCAAGAGACATCGCCGACCGACGTGCTATCACCCTTCGTCAATCCGGAATGGGCGCAAATTCTCGCGTAACGTTGGATGATCTTTACAAGCATATCAAAGAGGGTGAAATCAAAGACCTCAATGTCATCATTAAAGGTGATGTTCAAGGCTCGGTTGAAGCGCTCAAAGGTTCCTTAGAGAAGATT includes:
- the nusA gene encoding transcription termination factor NusA, which encodes MNMDFIEALSEIEREKGISKELLIDAIEAAMISSYKRNFNTAQNVRVDINRQTGLIKVYARKTVTEEVLDVRMEISVEAAREINSNYQLDDIVEIEVTPRDFGRIAAQTAKQVVTQRIREAERGLIYNAFIDKEEDIVTGILQRQDQRNIYVDLGKVEAVLPLGELMPTDKFKQGDRIKAYITKVENTTKGPQIILSRTHPGLLKRLFELEVPEIFDGVVEIRSVAREAGFRSKIAVHSRNAEVDPVGSCVGPKGMRVQTIVSELRGEKIDIVRWMEHVEDYVANALSPSKVIEVQVFENEKMARVIVPDYQLSLAIGIKGQNARLAAKLTGWKIDIKSETQAEQEYGRTKTYAEEMHQDSITID
- a CDS encoding YlxR family protein, with the translated sequence MKQRKVPLRKCVACQEMMPKRDLIRVVKTPEDEILIDLKGKKSGRGAYLCGKVSCFKLAKKSKALDRALKSPVSASIYDQLEQDFIRVEDEFIASKEEASDEE
- a CDS encoding ribosomal L7Ae/L30e/S12e/Gadd45 family protein; its protein translation is MKSKFLSQLGLTMRAGKLVTGDEGVFKAIRSGEAKLVILAEDASENTSKKFQDKCQFYGIPLIQMGSKEELGGSIGKEMRVILGVLDGGFAQMLQKCQVNPAEVKRID
- the infB gene encoding translation initiation factor IF-2; translated protein: MTNKEENKDKLRVYEYAKSLNMSSKEIITILKRLNIPVNNHMSVMENDAVGSVEKFFRDIKANAAAKRAATDGGKVNSTTPSNKPATAAAAPAAESNQAARPAAPQQQASSPVRPTGSSQGSQGSQSSQGSQGQRPYNSQSSSRPQQGGQYVSSRPASSQQGQGTGQRPQGQGGQRPGGSSGQGQRSGGENRPYNNQGQGGGNRPAYAGSNSGGGARPASSGTQGQGAGNRNTSGQAPRTGQGSFSQGAGSRPQGSGTPTRSQGPTRSYDNNRGGQGQGGRPVIQESKPLFRPGATPEEIDDAAAKAAANFKKPIKPPQNRFQDSRPTGGRGGSSGGNRGNNRNNSRGKYQQDTVKKEKIDNTPKKIIVRGTMTVGEMAKLLHKDASEVIKKLLFLGVMATINQELEMEAILLIASEFGVEVEVKIKVEEDNFETFEEVDNEADLLERPPVVTIMGHVDHGKTTLLDAIRETNVTEGEAGGITQHIGAYQVDINQKKITFLDTPGHEAFTVMRARGAQVTDITILVVAADDGVMPQTVEAIMHAKAAGVPIIVAVNKIDKPGANTEKIKQALTEYELVPEEWGGDTIFVELSAKQRIGIEHLLEMILLVAEVQEYKANPNKRARGTVIEAELDKGRGPVARILIQHGTLKVGDSFVAGVCFGRVRAMVNDKGKRLKEAGPSTPVEITGLTEVPQAGDPFLAFEDERKARDIADRRAITLRQSGMGANSRVTLDDLYKHIKEGEIKDLNVIIKGDVQGSVEALKGSLEKIEVEGVRVKVLLTGAGAITESDIILASASNAIIIGFNVRPDPAVQATADQEKVDIRLHRIIYNVIEEIEQAMKGMLDPIYKENVIGHAEVRNVFKVTGSGTIAGCMITSGKVARNAEARLIRGGIVVYEGKIDSLKRFKDDAKEVAQGYECGISLEKFNDLKEGDIIEAFIMETVER